ttgccccttttggacttagaaaatcagttttcttggttaagttttatgtttaggtcagcttttatcctaaactatcaaagcttttgctttaaaacttgcaacacttgttcaccatcataagctgaccctgtacatcaagaaacataactccatcctgctttttgcaagatttatggccccttttggacttagaaaatatcagatttcttggttaagttttatgtttaggtgaactttttctcttaaactatcaaagctattgctttgaaacttgcaacacttgttcaccatcataagctgaccctgtacagcaagcaacataactccatcctgctttttgcaataattattgccccttttggacttagaaaatcattttcttggttgagttttatgtttaagtatacttttctcataaactatcaaagctattgctttaaaacttgcaacagtttttcaccatcataagtggacactgtacatcaagaaacataactctatcctgctttttgcaagaatgatggccctttttagacttagaaaatcataggtaggacaatatttctattatacaaaaaaaatcagatgagcgtcagcacccgcaaggcggtgctcttgttgtttgCATTTTGATTGGAGAATAGGCTTAAAATTGCCTTTTGTCTTTATATTGAAACTTATGTTGACAAGAAATTTAATGTTCTtaattttttgtgtgtgaaaatatatatcatattcttAGTTTTTCTGCAGCATATTTAAGTTGTGTCCTGTTTAGCTTGTTAAGTTAAAGTTGTGATAATGTGAGCTTAACTCTGTCATTCACTCCACATTTATGTTACGATTTACTGCGGTTGATAGTTTGGTGTCTAACACAAATGTGATATTGTATACATGATAATATAACATTCATCAAATCGTGATGTGTGTTATGCTGTATGTAGCTGAACAGATATTGTATGTTATGATTTTATATCATGTGTTATGTGTTTGGTGTGGGACAAAATTCCCATACCCAATTTAAAAGCAGTACAAAATCCtttctttttaatgaaaatagggGTCTGTCTGGTGTAGTGATTCACTTTGCTGACTTCAGATCTCTTTTCCCTCAccactgtgggtttgaaaccCCACAAGGAATGTAGCTTTCGTTTGGCAAGCAGAAGGTTATtggctctacccaggtgtctgTCTGTGCCTTAAATAATACAAGAAGAGcacattgggtcttcctccaccacgtgcagctgaaaaatcaaaatatatccaAAATTGTCTTGATGGTACTAAAATTCCAACAAACATTTACTACAAACACCAAcacaagtaaaaaaataaaattgattgaaATTGAAGCTTAACAATTTATTTGTCCATTTTTGACTTTAATTGCTCAAACCTAGTAATCATTTGCAAAAAGATAAGGATTAAGGGAGCATTATTTTCTCTGCTTAACGGGGATTTTTTCGGAATATCAGATGAATGTTTagctatatattatatatttggtGCCTTTTGTTATAGCAAAACTTTGACAAATACAACATCATTTAACTGTATATTTGTACTTTGTTTTTCTATAATgaagtgatattatttttttttcaacagttacacctttaaaggtccattactaagggaaagtgagttggcaatttttttcatagccagtgcatagacttctgcaagacactaaataatgaagattggcaggtcaaaatttacagaaggtctttggaactcaaagaaatttatgtgtattatgttgaaatttcaatgaatcgacagaatgaccccccaggtctttttaactttcttcatacttaatagaaaaataattgtacatatactgcgatttatttcgaatttctacataccaacttttattttccaataaaatgaaatagtttctgtgctttttaaaagaaattaaaatgttcactttccttagtattggacctttaatttcTTCAGGTCAAGTTTAATGTTTCTAGCTCCTGTTTAAAGTATTTTCTCATAGATATgatgtttgttttgaatattatgtaagatattatcattatatttagtTTTGTAGTTGTCTTAGGTTCATATATACATAGATTTCACATAAGTGATAGCTTACTTTAATATTTTACCGGAGATGACTAAACAATGAAGATTGTTTATTGTTTGTATGGAATAATGGAGGTTTCTTCTGCGGAAAAAATTGAAAGTTACTACTATAGAATGATTTTTATTGTTAGagatttatattttgcttttatcTGAAATTGTTGGTGTTTGCAGAAATAAATACTCACGAAAATGTTGTTAGTGCTATAATAAGTCTTGCATGTTTCACAAGCTGACCACTTCTTGCAAATACTAAGTAAGCACACTAATTCTACTCTGGAAAATAGTCAACTTAGAAGCTtacaaaaatatctgattttatagTATGTTACATGGGTAATGCAATCACTTTGCATGTTTTGAAGTAATTTAACATCAACATTTTATTGGTTAAAGACAAAAAGGATAAAAATACCCATCATGTGAAATTTATCTCAGTTAATTAAGTGTTTTTCCCGCCCTTAATTTATTGTATAAGATATGATCTCTGCAAAATGTTGAATACATTTTGAGGTACTTTTAGGCATTATTTATGTTACAGTGTAATCAATTCCTCatagaaatattgaaaacattttatcaatGTATATTCCACTATTTTGTTATGTTACATATGAAGTACTTGTTGTTTGAACCACCTAATTCATAACAGGGTTTTCGTTTAATGAGGCTTTATTCTGCAAGGTCCAGGCCCCAttaccatgaaaaaaaaaacttaaataattacTTTTCCTCATTCTAAAAGTCTCCAAGAGTGGTAGTGGGatgtccttgaattttttttttttttgccaaaaacggattttcaaaaatcaaaatttcaaaaaaaatatttctgtttagaAACTTTACAGAATTCTTGCCTTGAAGTATTGCTGGTATGCTAACTAAAATATCCTGAAAGTTTATAACAAtctatcagaattaaattataaaaaacaacaacatctgtGTActaaatggctgaaatttacagaATGTGGAAATAGCCTTGCACAGAAatctataattttgaaaatttaacacaGCATCACTGTGTTCTTCTCTGCCTGTGaacagtttcatttaaaatgaagttttaaaatgattaatatattatgataaagagaAGTTGGGGCAAAACCTTGTTATGAAAAAGGTAGATCAAACAAGCATATAGGTTctctaatttttttcattttttccccattaagttattatttttttccctCAATTAAGTTATTCCAATAGTGCTAAAGTAAAGTGATGAGAGAATTTGATATTACTTATGTGTTGAAATTGTGTTAGGGTTTATTTATCATGTGTGGTTCTGTAACAAGTAGTAGTATATGAAAATTTTTAGGTTTGATACAAATTTATCTCCCTTTGCCTCGctaaagtttatattttattgtttgagaCATCATTTCGTTAATCATCTTTATTTTGTGCCCCGAGGATAGCTCATGTTGCTGAAATGTTGGTAATAAATAAAAGTGACCGGTTGTTAATACCTGTATGTTTTATTGCTGTAAACAACATATATATAATAgatatagataaaaaataaaggccTTTGAAAAAGAGTTTTGACATTTTGCTTCACTGGGTTTTCAAATATGGCActtaaggttttgtatgttttatgtccATTACATTTGTAGATTTGAAAGTCACCAGCTTTCTCAAAAATGTACACTTtacatctttatatatttttaggcGATAAATTTGTTTTAGAATTCATAAGTCACACTGTTTgagaaaatatgtgaaaatatagcCATGCAGTTTATACTATTGCTCTCCTTGTTAGTTTTTTGTATTAAGAAAAGCTTATATGATTTTAGATGCTGTTTCATAATTGATATGAAGTCAAATTTGCACTTGATAGTGTTTCAATTGCTTATAAAGCTTTGCAGAAAGTTTAGCTTACGTGttacattaattatttttcattttattttaatgtaaacattatgtttgaaattattgttaCCGTATGTAAAGTTTACCATTATAAAGCATGTCACATTTAATGAAATCAAATCTATTGTCACCGCCATTCCATGTCAGCTCAAGTTTTTGTCCTAACTACTTCATGTTTATTTCATACTGTACATTATTGAGGAATCATTTTCAGAATTAagtattttgtctgtttttgccATCAACAGTTACTGCACATGTTAtttgtgtgggtttttttttctgattttctacagctgtttctatggcaacaacaatttacttttcattatattcatttcattgcaattttcatcaaaaacttacatatttcattttacttaaatCATTCTCCTGTAATTGTATAATTTAGACTGTTACAAGGATCTTTATATGAAGAAAATTAAAGAATCTTAAAGGTTTTAGTAAAATAGAATTTGTAGGTTATGGCAATGGTGAAAAAATGGTGTATGAGTGTTAATGATAAGTATTTTtagcaaatatttttatgtaagaagTGACAGTATTGTGTCTCAGCATTTCAATTTTATTATGTGAGAAATACTCAAAACATACACACTTTTTTCTGGTGATGTCACTTATGTCCTTTCTATTTGATGTTAATATATACAATAAACTATGGAAAAAGGGACAAAATCCACCTCAGTCTGACCAAGGCTgaaaaaatccatattttttaaacatatcaaGTTAGTTTTTCagattaaaagtttaaaaacagaTTTAAAGTGATTTCAAACAAATAAGGGGAAGGAGGGTTGTTAGCCTTGGGTCAAATTGGAAAGGGTAGACATTTGTCCAGTATTCACTgtaatcaaacatgaatgaatggatttttttcttgtacatgtatgggACAAAAGTCTTCTACTGGTACTCTTCACTGAGGAAAAGCAGATACAATGCAGTGGACTTATAGTAAGTGAATGTTTATGTGTGATTTTGTCACTGCAGAATATAAGAATATAATGTGCCATGTATAGTAATAGTAGTTTCTTTTTGTAAAACAGATACATTGTCAATAGTTACACAGACTAAACACAGATAGATTGATTGTTAAGATGAGATCCATTTAGAATTTGCTTGCATTTTGAGACACCATAATTCCGAATTTATAAGGCATATTTTTGAGAGGACCCTAAGCTTTTTCAGCTATAACTATCAAACaatccaaatataaaaaaatgtaaaggctTATGAGATTTGTCACAATCAGGAGATGATTCTCTGGTCTATACTGTAAGGGTCATAGGTTAGGATCGTAAGGGTCATAGGTTAGGATCCTTATCTACAGGAAAGGGCACTTGGTTTTGGTTGGGATGGGGGTGGACTTAATCACTTATTAGTGGCACCACTTGTGAAAGGAATACTTGAGAAATAAAAGATTCCTTTAATTGTGAAGCTCGTAGATTTCATCTTGACATTTTATTTTAGGTACTCAATAGTAATTGTGCGCATAAACATATGAAGAAGcagaaatttaaatgaatatatttttggccgggttttcgaaTCCGGCTTGTAGATTAGATCTGTCCGGGCGGATGAGCAGTTAATaagtctcatgttaaccttttttttttttcactcaatacctggacaagtatttcaccaaggaacttgaaacttcataggtatgttggtcttgatgtgtacatgactcctattgattttggggtcactgggtcaaaggtcaaggtcacattgaccagaacattgaaaattgtttccgctcaatatctgaacaagtatttcacctaggaccttgaaacttcataggtatgctGGTCTCGATGAGTACATGACTGCTATTGATTTaagggtcacttggtcaaaggtcacagggagCTGATCactgaaaattgtttccgctcaatatctggacaagtatttcacctaggaccttgaaacttcataggtatgttggtcttgatgtgtacatgacccctactgatttcagggtcactgggtcaaaggtcaatgtcagagggacctgaacattgaaaattgtttccgctcaatatgtggacaagtatttcacctaggaccttgaaacttgtATGTtggtcttgacctttgacccctattgattttggggtcaaaggtcaaggtcacagggatataaacattgaaaatggtgtttttcttacttttatttttagctcacctgtcacgtagtgacagggtgagcttttgtgatcgccctccgtccgtctgtcgtccgtacgtcgtccctccacaatttctcgtgaacaagatagagaccacattttgcaagcaattttgatcaaacttgtacaaaacttgtattggcatgatatctcagtttctttcgaaaactggccagatcccataatgggttctagagttattgccccttaaagggccagaatttgctatttttgtgcgtcaacaatttcttgtctgcacgatagtggtttcatttatgattttattttaaccaaacttgcacacaacttgtatcaccataagatcttggttcctttcttgaactggccagatcccattatgggttccagagttatggcccctgaagagccagaatgagctattttgaccctgtctgcacaatagcagctttatttatgatttgatttttaccaaacttgcacacaacttgtatcaccataagatcttagttcctttcttgaactgcccAGGTTAaattacgggttccagagttatggcccctgaaagggccggaactagctattttgaccttgtctgcacaatagcagcttcatttatgatttgaatttaatcagtcttgcacaaaacttgtgtcaccataagatcttggttcctttgttgaaccaaccagatcccgtaatgggttccagagttatggcccctgaaagggccaaaattagcttttttgaccttgtctgcacaataacagcttcatttatgatttgattttaaccaaacttgcacacaacttgtatcaccacaagatcttggttcctttcttcaactggccagattccatcatgggttccagagttatggccccttgaaggtccaaaattggctattttggcttttgcagccatattgagacttcatttatggttctatttgatacaaacttccaaaatatcttcaacaacaataaatcttggattccatgacaaatcagatccaatcgtaggttccagagttattttatatctgattacctcccctgattgtagtcaaaatggatttatatcagtaagtactgataggacttatttgaaatttcattattatcattagttggactgagtcaatcagggtagataactatggactgattttatgtcaaattacctccctttatttcaaattaaaatgggtatatctccgtaactaatgaagatactgatctgaaatatcatttatgtcaacagatttatttggcaggaccttcttttgttcacttacaataattttctttttaattacttcccttttacgttaatataaatagcttatttttagtaacttttttattattggccgtagggaaaaacggagaccacttttctgtggtacaacatggatggtacctccaatttttagggtttttttgaCATATcagtaccttgtaagaatttttttttctttttggttaaatttctttcttttgttgttcctgtcctttggacttagatattttttctgaggaccttcttgtcctcaagtgcaatgataacaggtgagcgatatagggccatcatggccctcttgtttccctTTTTCCTTCAATAGTGCTTATTAATTTGGGGGTTATTGTATGCCTGTATTGGAACTTGAACTCATTATCACCTTATTCAGAAAACCCGGCCAAAATGCTGTTAGGCGTTAGCTGCTTGTTGTTATTCAGTGTAGTTGCACAAGGAATGTAATGGTTAAGGCAACTTCTGTTCTTTATCAAGAAGTCTTGACCCCAATGACTGTTCATTACAAACCTTAGAAATATAAGATTATTTATAACTTagttttaattgaaaaattgcaagttataaatgtttttgaaaatctttGTCATGTTACTTATCTATTTCATATTTAGCAGAATTTCAAAAATAAGAGGGGAAGGGGTGAAGATTTGTCTGCTAATGCATAAAAAGAATAAACGTGTTGGGGAGGGGGTCGTGTTGTCCGAATTCAATTAAGGAATTCAGACATCTGGATATTGAcatgtaatataataaatattgaaaaaagtttgaagtattacaaaatatttagagaattttatgaaaaaaataatcatgttgaataaatgttgtgagaAGAACCAAGGATTACCTTTCAGTTCTTTGTGTGATGAAGACAAAGCTAATTTGACTTCAGTGTAGTTTTTACTGATAGGCCTCCCAGATTTAGATATTTAGTGACCAAGTTTAATCTATGTCTGGTTTGTACGAAAATGGttcatttaatttttgtatttactttATGATTAATTGAGGTAATGTATATTTTGCGGTTTCGATAAAAGTGAAAATGTACAatctaaatttgcaataaaatgaaagaaaagaagATAAGTCTGTATTCTTTTATTATGATACTTTATATACATGCTAAATTGTTAATTATTGCACCATTAACACAatcatatgtttattattatgcTGCATGTACATTATTTCAACACATATACAAAGTCACTTAATTGACAGCACATATAACTTACCATTTGTTTATTATGACACCTTTATCacttttgataaatttgtttCTCTATTATGACACCACTTAGTTATACAATATGTTAACACAAATAGACCATTAAACATGTACACAGTATGTTAATACATACACACAGTTGCTTCTTTATTATGACATTACACATATTATGTATGCATTCAAGTTATGCTAATACTTGTACacaagtgtttgtttattatggCACCACAGAATCATACATCATGTTAACAAATATAAAATGACTTCATTCATATTATGGTAACACATATCAAATAATATATATCCACTTATATGTTTATTATGTCTCCACATGTTCATAGTCATTTGTTAATTATGACACCATATTTATATTGTCTTAATTATTTATATGACACCACACATACAGATACTAGTCATACAAGGTCAATTTCAGTGGATGGATATGCACATTGTATGAGTAATAACCCATTAAAGTTGTACGCTGTACACAATATATATTGCAGCCATGCATTCAATCAGACTCATAGGAGTAAAATAAGTTCGCCCAAAATTAATTAACATGCCACCTACATTTGATTATCTGCATTTGAAAATAGTGTTGACAAGAAAGTTACACACAATACCTGTGTATCAAAACAAATAATTGGTTGATATTAGTTACagcatattcattaaaatatatttttctacttGGTTAAGTTTAGctgattattatttatttaataactatactagtaaaaatattcctttaactcaaaaatggtaaaactttgtgtttttttttttttcaaaaatggtgtCCCCTTTTCATGTGAGGTTACAATTACTATCAATTAAGTTTTAACTCAGTTAAGTTGAAATATCTCTCTTCATAAATGCAGCAGACGACACTTCTAAAGCAGACTACACTACTAGAGGAGAATGATGCAGACGACCACTATCAACGCGAATTCTCCCCAGCCCATCTCGCGTTTCGGTCTCAATGGTCGTCGGTGTGCTAAAGATAATGCTGTGATTGGAGCTTctgaaataatattcattaagaaatttACATTCATGCttgtataaaatgattttattaagtaCATTATAACACATCCTGAAGACCAAAAACTTACAGCGCAGTTGGCCAGTCTaagaaaattacaaacaaatacatttgttGAAGAATAATGACTtgttaaaacattgttttgtgTATACACATTCTTAAGAGAAAAACTTACCAGGTTTTGGTTCAAGCACCTGTACTTCCAGTCCTCCACATAGCTGAGCTGACAGGGGCGACAACTCTGGTTGAGTTTGGTCTTTAGCCAGCTGGACGTTCAGCGTGATAGTTTTAGTTGgcattttaaactgaaaattaagATACTACGATCATAAATTTGTCTTCATTATCAGCAAGTTCAATAatcttatttacatttaaaattgtatttaggGCCAAGTAATATCGCACTGAGTGGGGGTggttttctttttagctcgaccaTTCAAAGAATAGTTTGAACTATTCTACagaccctggcgtcggcgtcacaccttgggttaaagttttgcatgcaagtacgtatagatatcatttaaaggcatatagctttgaaactttttttttctttttctaggtcaattaccaacctcactgggtcaagtcccataactctgacatgtattttgggcaaattatgcccctttttggactaagaaaatctgcatgcaaattactgtctttaaaacaaatgcaaatattgaattgaaacttcacacacgtttGTAAAACTAtatcatagcatcaagtcccataactgtatTTTGCAAAATGTCCCCATTTGAACCTAACGACAtctggttaaatttttgcatggaAGTTACTTTTTCCAAAACATGCAGATAGGTTAATATTCCTGTTTCTgagacaacaattcgaatagtcgaggaTTGGCTGCCTTTAGGAAGCTCTTGTTGAATATTCAGTTAAGACAGCTTCACCTTTGTAACGATAATAATTACCTCCTTTTGATTTTGAAGCGCGTCTTTAATTTCCTGAAATGTGACTGGCACTAATTTTTCATCGAACGTCATAGATCTGCAAACTTTTCCATTCTGTGAGTTTTTTACAGTCATCAACATCTGCAGAAGTATACATAGAATTTTACTGTATCTGTCTGAATATACCACATCCCTAAAACCTGTCCCACTCAAACTAGCAATAACTTACATAGATGTGTGCTAGTGTTACTGTAATTTACATAACGGGtgcgtttttgaaaaaaaaaaaaacctggttaAAATGCCAAGCTATTATTGTACAGTATTGTGGGGCTCTTTCAGAGTAACAGATTTTCACAGAATGTATTATTTCGCATGGAATGATATAAATATTGTAATCAGTATTAACTTTTTAGTAAAAATTTCCAAATCTGTAAGAATTTATAATATCTGCTGCATTTCTTAACTTACGCCATTTGGAGCGTTGATCAATGAGAATATAAAGTATCGGGAAGCCCTAAagcattatatgagccgcaccatgagaaaaccaacatagtgcgtttacggCCAGCATGGATCTATGctattcactttcaaagcctattgcaatcagagaaacagTTAGAGACAGcgtgaatcctgaccagactgcgctgatgcgcgggctggtctggatccatggtgttcgtaaacgcactatgttggttttctccgcacggcgcggctcatatgctgACTTAACTCCTCATCTAcgttaaacaggctggtaacattgcccgatcgggcttatgacacaaaaagtaatatttcttgacaaataatgaagatatttctttcaaacttggtccatttattaagcattacatataatgcttatcaagatagaaataacattgttgccttcagtttagttagaattacttccctttttcagatttttatgatgcataatttttgaagtccaaaaatattatgttttaatgcaatgtttaaaacagaaaagggttcaatggctttctagtgctccaaacttgtgcgccaatacctttattctatatatttagggtaaatactttgtttctagtgcaaatgtatgagcaatttttttaggactaacatttctctataatgttgtaagtgaaagcagaataaaatgtttacattcatgtactagcgcaataatttagagcattagaaagccatttaacccttttttgttttaaacttagcattagaacattgtttttttggacttcaaagattatgcgtcataaaaatctgaaaaggggaaataattctaccaaaactgaaggcaaccaagttatttttattctaatttgtatcatttgttatgcttaataaatggaccaagtttgaaagaaatatcttcattatttgtcaagaaatattactttttgtgtcataagcccgatcgggcaatgttaccagcctgttaaaaGTCTGAATAAATTACCTTTTCAAAGTCCAGCACAGCAGACATGCCACCTGTGGTTTCGAACTGCACCTCCTTCTTGCGTATTGTTATGGTCTGGGCAGACTTTGCTCCATTGGCCGATCTGCCATTTGTACttacataattaatgaaatattccTGAAAATATAAGAGATAAACACTCTTTGAATTATTTACAACTCGCCACTAAATGCACGAGAATTTCGTGCAGATTTGTTACGAACATTCATGTGTCAAGGACACACCAGTAATGTTTAAAACTCATATACTGGTAATCCGCTTCTAAAATGCTAATAAATAT
This window of the Mercenaria mercenaria strain notata chromosome 5, MADL_Memer_1, whole genome shotgun sequence genome carries:
- the LOC123556941 gene encoding uncharacterized protein LOC123556941, whose protein sequence is MNAPIICALLCCVSMASGFHLEQREKRSDQEYFINYVSTNGRSANGAKSAQTITIRKKEVQFETTGGMSAVLDFEKMLMTVKNSQNGKVCRSMTFDEKLVPVTFQEIKDALQNQKEFKMPTKTITLNVQLAKDQTQPELSPLSAQLCGGLEVQVLEPKPEAPITALSLAHRRPLRPKREMGWGEFALIVVVCIILL